One part of the Drosophila teissieri strain GT53w chromosome 3R, Prin_Dtei_1.1, whole genome shotgun sequence genome encodes these proteins:
- the LOC122622227 gene encoding phospholipid-transporting ATPase ABCA3 isoform X1, with translation MNRNLTYCQKYRLLLWKDIKLQLANVVELVMIILLSALMPIIFTIGTKVARSVFPPDIEVQKTPGPKSVNTSLFEELYFTPNNGILEQLINQLANISGFKDVDVYDSNTELYLHLMTNKKAIGIAFPSEWHDIKSCPEELNITIFMPLSIKRKDFKYFESGFLLLQERMSQIFIYFRNAGKEKIPRVLMNHFPYPLYVPNHYAESAKAMTYLTLTSFFLPCITIAKYVVAEKERRQKAILSAMGFGNSVHWLAWYTKSMLLLIPCVVIMIIIFAIGSVYEFSNLICLIFIFLVYVHSLVLFAFFVSSFFSKILSAVVATLLIYLATGIPFLIVGAENSSVASQTAASFGLNSALFYILASVATMEMQSVGLQWHTMGNTASNGHKLSIVVHMLIMFAISWIELLICLYIEALRPGEFEVPQPWNYPCQRRYWCPLRYVSSVFHQGPLLPLSKKSSTGNSPIPSPLGQPFINLDDRTQEYFQNVPINSKIGVEIRSLSKNFGYRNIVRNLFLNAHENEITALVGHKGSGKTTTIMMLCGILQPTTGTALINGYDIVSESKLAKGSLGICPQHSVLFKGMSARDHIYFFSRIRGYTKTEATMESDIYINKLSLVNFQKRDAMKLSPGNQRRLSLACALCAGSKVILCDEPSSGLDPVGRHELWRFLQKEKRGRTILLTTQLLEESEILADRIAIMNDGQILCFGTLGYIKQLQFASYTLSCQMAPNSKAEKLTDLIRLYMTTTTPLFRGSNVNYKLPRSKMDRFPELFQQLENNKKSLDVVSFGVSDTSLDGIYLSLDYGQGLRTRGGADPDDKDKADFSLQTEKSIRSKERATSSLVRYQQTVESSSKADFQNDSILKPKASIYPIETWRPKNRGRGSCMAQWQAMIIKKSNYTASRALIFIIILIIPLLYYVVLLWTASSEKGTRQTDIPPVLPLSLDYYSYDDMTILLEIDNDLYKSAGDAYVKAVKEPATVQRIRSVFSYLFKASPLVRRDIRRKYVCGASFKNLSTITAWFNSDAFEHSAPISMNLVYNALGKAVFGENDFSIVVNRGDLHDFVFKGIISRQKHRSKRQNDPDYEDYPDYETQEDDNIVIKPITSTTPADNDDSLYKPGDGNQLAAQLSILEASSTLLNEKGKRKQLLGSLLIITAYIALALSIFSVFVTKERVQYLKLQQEIYGVTISHFWLTHFLGDLLIFSIYMVALTVAIYHLTKWFQVFIMLLLIGVACLPFVYLCSFLFRQTTSAFAGNFTILVMTGGLLFYILYMFSLLTDVNFRAVFAILPMYVGAFGLFKCLASREYCDREVLPPIDDLNCKFGSCNVFCACKPENNWIEVWLLIIHCLIWFLFLWFSTFGYEIGYRFKQKQSNRNWNINEKNIRVLDEEKRVSQIPKYEHDEYPIIVDQVNKTYCRTKAVQLVSFAIRPADCFGLLGAHGAGKTSIFRMIAGETNMTNGNIYVRGHSLRDHRKAAKMEVGYCPQGDTAFKFLTGRQVLRIYCLLHGVPKKDIKTVSEQIAIEFGLKDQLDRKVRTYSGGNRRKLNIALAIDSGSVICLDEPNGYVDPTARRFICQKLEAVKKSGRPVLLTTQSMEEANALCSTVGLLVSGALMFVGSLQQVRSDVTNTIMIRLKVNASVEEQKGNIQQVMTDMEELFPLATLREFLGNYLIYNINNNVTTLSNLFYQMEKLRNEGKLEDYSITQASLDEIYQIIDEEDDPKPIDLDSTKNSEGSDDKQSQGKNIEYGSDTDTRKEKDERKRVEKEDINKQKSNENKEQFKKRPTTSSDSTDSDDMVVRKGGK, from the exons ATGAATCGAAACTTGACCTATTGCCAAAAGTATCGGCTACTTCTATGGAAGGACATCAAACTACAACTTGCAAATGTGGTAGAACTTGTTATGATAATTTTGCTTTCTGCTTTAATGCCCATCATTTTTACTATTGGCACAAAAGTAGCAAGATCAGTATTTCCCCCTGATATAGAAGTACAAAAGACTCCCGGCCCGAAAAGTGTCAACACTAGTTT ATTCGAAGAATTATATTTTACACCTAACAATGGGATACTTGAGCAATTAATAAATCAGCTTGCAAATATTTCCGGCTTTAAAGATGTCGATGTGTATGACTCAAATACTGAACTCTACTTGCATTTGATGACCAACAAAAAAGCAATAGGGATCGCGTTCCCCAGTGAATGGCATGACATAAAATCCTGTCCGGAAGAGCTaaatataacaatatttatGCCGTTAtctataaaaagaaaagatttcaaatatttcgAATCGGGCTTCTTATTGCTTCAAGAGCGGATGTCccaaatattcatatattttaggAATGCTGGCAAAGAGAAGATTCCACGTGTTCTGATGAATCATTTTCCATACCCTTTATATGTGCCCAATCATTATGCGGAGTCGGCAAAAGCCATGACATACCTGACCCTGACATCATTTTTTCTTCCCTGCATCACAATTGCCAAG TATGTAGTAGCTGAAAAGGAGCGCCGGCAAAAAGCTATTCTAAGCGCGATGGGATTTGGTAATAGTGTTCACTGGTTGGCCTGGTATACCAAATCAATGTTGCTTTTGATACCATGTGTGgtaattatgattattatttttgctattGGATCGGTATACGAATTCAGCAACCTGATTTGCCTGATCTTCATTTTTCTTGTATACGTCCATTCACTAGTACTTTTTGCCTTCTTCGTAAGCTCATTTTTCTCAAAAATTTTATCGGCCGTCGTGGCCACACTCTTGATATACTTGGCCACAGGTATTCCCTTTCTGATTGTGGGTGCGGAAAACTCCAGTGTTGCATCCCAAACGGCTGCCAGTTTTGGACTCAACTCTGCGCTGTTCTACATTCTGGCTTCCGTGGCCACAATGGAGATGCAGTCGGTGGGATTGCAATGGCACACCATGGGCAATACCGCCTCTAACGGCCATAAGCTCAGCATAGTGGTCCACATGCTCATCATGTTTGCGATCAGCTGGATTGAGCTGCTCATCTGCCTGTACATCGAGGCGTTGCGTCCTGGTGAGTTTGAAGTGCCTCAGCCATGGAACTATCCATGCCAAAGAAGATATTGGTGTCCACTCCGATATGTATCTTCAGTTTTCCACCAAGGACCGCTTCTTCCCCTTTCAAAGAAATCATCCACTGGAAATTCACCCATACCGTCTCCATTGGGACAACCGTTTATTAACCTTGATGATCGAACCCaagaatattttcaaaatgtaCCCATTAACTCAAAAATTGGCGTGGAAATCAGAAGCCTTTCCAAGAATTTCGGATATCGCAATATAGTAAGAAATCTATTCTTGAATGCGCACGAAAATGAGATTACAGCTTTGGTGGGACATAAAGGATCTGGGAAGACTACCACCATAATGATGCTCTGCGGGATCTTGCAACCCACTACGGGAACAGCCCTGATCAATGGATACGATATAGTTAGCGAATCAAAATTAGCAAAGGGTAGTTTGGGAATCTGCCCGCAGCACAGTGTCCTTTTCAAAGGAATGAGTGCAAGGGATCACATATACTTCTTTAGTCGCATAAGGGGCTACACGAAAACAGAGGCCACGATGGAATCGGATATCTACATCAACAAGCTTAGCTTGGTCAATTTCCAGAAGAGGGACGCCATGAAACTCTCACCAGGGAATCAGAGGCGATTGTCACTGGCCTGTGCCCTTTGTGCCGGCTCTAAGGTAATACTCTGCGACGAGCCATCCTCCGGTTTGGATCCCGTTGGGCGCCACGAGTTATGGCGATTTTTGCAGAAGGAAAAACGTGGACGCACCATCTTGCTGACAACCCAACTCTTGGAGGAGAGTGAAATCCTTGCTGACCGCATAGCTATCATGAACGATGGACAGATTCTGTGCTTCGGCACTTTGGGATACATAAAACAATTGCAATTCGCCAGCTATACACTCTCCTGCCAGATGGCTCCCAACAGCAAAGCGGAAAAACTGACAGATCTCATTAGGCTCTATATGACCACCACTACACCGTTGTTCCGGGGATCGAATGTGAACTACAAACTGCCACGAAGCAAAATGGACCGATTCCCGGAGTTGTTCCAACAGCTGGAGAACAATAAAAAAAGCCTCGATGTCGTCAGTTTTGGGGTGAGCGATACAAGCCTGGATGGGATCTATCTAAGTCTGGATTATGGTCAGGGCTTACGCACCAGGGGCGGTGCAGATCCAGATGATAAAG ATAAGGCCGATTTTTCACTGCAAACTGAGAAGTCAATTCGATCGAAGGAAAGAGCAACCAGCTCACTAGTTAGGTATCAGCAGACGGTGGAGTCAAGCTCGAAAGCGGATTTCCAAAACGATTCAATCCTAAAACCGAAAGCGTCCATATACCCAATAGAAACTTGGAGACCAAAGAATCGGGGAAGAGGAAGTTGTATGGCCCAATGGCAGGCAATgattataaaaaaatcaaattacacaGCGTCGCGAGCTctcatatttattattatcctCATCATTCCACTTCTTTATTATGTCGTACTACTTTGGACTGCCAGCTCCGAAAAAGGTACCCGTCAAACAGATATACCACCTGTGCTCCCATTGTCATTGGATTATTATAGCTATGATGACATGACCATCTTACTCGAAATTGATAATGACTTGTACAAGAGCGCAGGAGATGCCTATGTCAAAGCGGTCAAAGAGCCTGCCACCGTTCAAAGGATACGGTCAGTTTTTTCGTATCTATTCAAAGCATCGCCATTAGTACGCCGGGATATTAGGCGTAAATACGTCTGCGGTGCTTCGTTTAAGAATTTGTCGACTATCACAGCCTGGTTCAATAGCGATGCCTTCGAACACTCGGCACCTATATCCATGAATTTGGTGTACAATGCCTTGGGAAAGGCAGTGTTTGGAGAAAACGATTTCAGTATTGTTGTAAACAGGGGTGATCTTCatgatttcgtttttaaagGTATAATATCAAGGCAAAAGCACAGATCTAAACGACAGAATGACCCGGACTATGAAGATTATCCGGACTACGAAACTCAAGAAGATGATAATATTGTCATCAAACCAATTACCTCCACCACACCCGCTGATAACGATGATTCGCTTTATAAACCTGGTGATGGTAATCAACTTGCTGCTCAGCTGTCTATTCTGGAAGCCTCTTCAACATTACTGAATGAAAAGGGCAAAAGGAAGCAGCTCCTCGGTTCACTTCTTATAATAACAGCGTATATAGCCCTAGCTTTAAGCATTTTTTCCGTATTTGTAACAAAGGAGCGAGTGCAGTATCTAAAGTTGCAACAAGAAATTTACGGAGTGACCATATCCCACTTTTGGTTAACCCACTTTCTTGGCGATCTCCTAATATTTTCGATTTATATGGTGGCTTTAACAGTTGCAATATATCACTTAACAAAGTGGTTCCAAGTGTTTATAATGCTTCTACTTATTGGAGTTGCTTGCTTGCCATTTGTGTACCTATGTAGTTTCTTGTTTAGACAGACTACTTCTGCGTTTGCTGGAAACTTTACGATTTTGGTAATGACGG GTGGACTACTATTTTACATTCTCTACATGTTCAGCTTACTCACGGATGTTAATTTTAGGGCAGTATTTGCGATACTTCCAATGTACGTGGGTGCTTTTGGCCTATTTAAATGCCTCGCCTCGCGTGAATATTGCGACCGTGAAGTTCTTCCTCCCATCGATGATCTTAATTGTAAATTCGGATCTTGTAACGTGTTTTGCGCGTGCAAAC CCGAAAATAATTGGATTGAGGTTTGGCTACTGATTATCCACTgcctaatttggtttttatttctttggtTTTCGACTTTTGGATATGAAATTGGCTACAGATTTAAGCAAAAGCAATCGAACCGGAATTGGAATATTAATGAGAAAAATATTCGAGTTCTGGACGAGGAAAAACGTGTCAGTCAAATCCCGAAGTACGAACATGACGAGTATCCTATAATTGTGGACCAGGTTAATAAGACCTACTGCCGCACAAAAGCCGTCCAATTAGTGTCATTCGCGATAAGACC CGCCGACTGTTTTGGCCTTCTGGGGGCCCACGGAGCTGGAAAGACATCTATTTTCCGGATGATTGCGGGCGAGACCAACATGACCAATGGAAACATCTATGTGAGAGGACACAGTCTGAGGGACCACAGAAAAGCTGCCAAAATGGAGGTCGGCTACTGTCCTCAGGGCGACACGGCCTTCAAATTTCTCACCGGTCGGCAAGTGCTGAGGATCTATTGCCTGCTCCATGGAGTGCCGAAAAAAGACATCAAGACGGTGTCAGAGCAAATTGCCATCGAATTCGGCTTAAAGGATCAACTTGACAGGAAAGTTCGGACATATAGTGGTGGGAACAGGAGAAAACTGAATATTGCCCTCGCTATCGATAGCGGATCGGTAATTTGTCTGGATGAGCCGAATGGTTATGTCGATCCAACGGCCCGAAGATTTATTTGTCAAAAATTGGAGGCCGTAAAGAAGAGCGGCAGACCCGTACTTCTGACCACTCAGAGCATGGAGGAGGCGAATGCACTGTGCTCGACAGTGGGTTTGCTAGTTTCCGGCGCTTTGATGTTTGTCGGGTCGTTGCAGCAGGTGCGATCAGACGTAACTAATACCATAATGATAAGGCTTAAAGTCAATGCCAGTGTGGAAGA aCAGAAAGGAAACATTCAGCAAGTAATGACTGATATGGAGGAACTATTTCCATTGGCAACGTTACG GGAATTCCTTGGAAATTATCTCATATATAACATAAACAATAATGTTACAACGTTGTCAAACTTATTTTACCAAATGGAAAAATTACGAAATGAAGGAAAGTTGGAGGACTATTCCATAACGCAGGCTTCCCTAGACGAAATATACCAAATAATAGATGAGGAAGACGATCCTAAGCCTATAGACCTAGACTCTACTAAAAATAGCGAAGGTTCAGATGACAAGCAAAGTCAAGGAAAAAATATAGAATACGGATCAGATACGGatacaagaaaagaaaaggatgAACGGAAGAGAGTTGAAAAGGAAGATATAAATAAGCAGAAAAGTAACGAAAATAAGGAACAATTTAAGAAAAGGCCTACCACCTCATCTGATAGTACTGATAGCGATGATATGGTAGTTAGAAAAggcggaaaatga
- the LOC122622227 gene encoding phospholipid-transporting ATPase ABCA3 isoform X3, whose translation MNRNLTYCQKYRLLLWKDIKLQLANVVELVMIILLSALMPIIFTIGTKVARSVFPPDIEVQKTPGPKSVNTSLFEELYFTPNNGILEQLINQLANISGFKDVDVYDSNTELYLHLMTNKKAIGIAFPSEWHDIKSCPEELNITIFMPLSIKRKDFKYFESGFLLLQERMSQIFIYFRNAGKEKIPRVLMNHFPYPLYVPNHYAESAKAMTYLTLTSFFLPCITIAKYVVAEKERRQKAILSAMGFGNSVHWLAWYTKSMLLLIPCVVIMIIIFAIGSVYEFSNLICLIFIFLVYVHSLVLFAFFVSSFFSKILSAVVATLLIYLATGIPFLIVGAENSSVASQTAASFGLNSALFYILASVATMEMQSVGLQWHTMGNTASNGHKLSIVVHMLIMFAISWIELLICLYIEALRPGPLLPLSKKSSTGNSPIPSPLGQPFINLDDRTQEYFQNVPINSKIGVEIRSLSKNFGYRNIVRNLFLNAHENEITALVGHKGSGKTTTIMMLCGILQPTTGTALINGYDIVSESKLAKGSLGICPQHSVLFKGMSARDHIYFFSRIRGYTKTEATMESDIYINKLSLVNFQKRDAMKLSPGNQRRLSLACALCAGSKVILCDEPSSGLDPVGRHELWRFLQKEKRGRTILLTTQLLEESEILADRIAIMNDGQILCFGTLGYIKQLQFASYTLSCQMAPNSKAEKLTDLIRLYMTTTTPLFRGSNVNYKLPRSKMDRFPELFQQLENNKKSLDVVSFGVSDTSLDGIYLSLDYGQGLRTRGGADPDDKDKADFSLQTEKSIRSKERATSSLVRYQQTVESSSKADFQNDSILKPKASIYPIETWRPKNRGRGSCMAQWQAMIIKKSNYTASRALIFIIILIIPLLYYVVLLWTASSEKGTRQTDIPPVLPLSLDYYSYDDMTILLEIDNDLYKSAGDAYVKAVKEPATVQRIRSVFSYLFKASPLVRRDIRRKYVCGASFKNLSTITAWFNSDAFEHSAPISMNLVYNALGKAVFGENDFSIVVNRGDLHDFVFKGIISRQKHRSKRQNDPDYEDYPDYETQEDDNIVIKPITSTTPADNDDSLYKPGDGNQLAAQLSILEASSTLLNEKGKRKQLLGSLLIITAYIALALSIFSVFVTKERVQYLKLQQEIYGVTISHFWLTHFLGDLLIFSIYMVALTVAIYHLTKWFQVFIMLLLIGVACLPFVYLCSFLFRQTTSAFAGNFTILVMTGGLLFYILYMFSLLTDVNFRAVFAILPMYVGAFGLFKCLASREYCDREVLPPIDDLNCKFGSCNVFCACKPENNWIEVWLLIIHCLIWFLFLWFSTFGYEIGYRFKQKQSNRNWNINEKNIRVLDEEKRVSQIPKYEHDEYPIIVDQVNKTYCRTKAVQLVSFAIRPADCFGLLGAHGAGKTSIFRMIAGETNMTNGNIYVRGHSLRDHRKAAKMEVGYCPQGDTAFKFLTGRQVLRIYCLLHGVPKKDIKTVSEQIAIEFGLKDQLDRKVRTYSGGNRRKLNIALAIDSGSVICLDEPNGYVDPTARRFICQKLEAVKKSGRPVLLTTQSMEEANALCSTVGLLVSGALMFVGSLQQVRSDVTNTIMIRLKVNASVEEQKGNIQQVMTDMEELFPLATLREFLGNYLIYNINNNVTTLSNLFYQMEKLRNEGKLEDYSITQASLDEIYQIIDEEDDPKPIDLDSTKNSEGSDDKQSQGKNIEYGSDTDTRKEKDERKRVEKEDINKQKSNENKEQFKKRPTTSSDSTDSDDMVVRKGGK comes from the exons ATGAATCGAAACTTGACCTATTGCCAAAAGTATCGGCTACTTCTATGGAAGGACATCAAACTACAACTTGCAAATGTGGTAGAACTTGTTATGATAATTTTGCTTTCTGCTTTAATGCCCATCATTTTTACTATTGGCACAAAAGTAGCAAGATCAGTATTTCCCCCTGATATAGAAGTACAAAAGACTCCCGGCCCGAAAAGTGTCAACACTAGTTT ATTCGAAGAATTATATTTTACACCTAACAATGGGATACTTGAGCAATTAATAAATCAGCTTGCAAATATTTCCGGCTTTAAAGATGTCGATGTGTATGACTCAAATACTGAACTCTACTTGCATTTGATGACCAACAAAAAAGCAATAGGGATCGCGTTCCCCAGTGAATGGCATGACATAAAATCCTGTCCGGAAGAGCTaaatataacaatatttatGCCGTTAtctataaaaagaaaagatttcaaatatttcgAATCGGGCTTCTTATTGCTTCAAGAGCGGATGTCccaaatattcatatattttaggAATGCTGGCAAAGAGAAGATTCCACGTGTTCTGATGAATCATTTTCCATACCCTTTATATGTGCCCAATCATTATGCGGAGTCGGCAAAAGCCATGACATACCTGACCCTGACATCATTTTTTCTTCCCTGCATCACAATTGCCAAG TATGTAGTAGCTGAAAAGGAGCGCCGGCAAAAAGCTATTCTAAGCGCGATGGGATTTGGTAATAGTGTTCACTGGTTGGCCTGGTATACCAAATCAATGTTGCTTTTGATACCATGTGTGgtaattatgattattatttttgctattGGATCGGTATACGAATTCAGCAACCTGATTTGCCTGATCTTCATTTTTCTTGTATACGTCCATTCACTAGTACTTTTTGCCTTCTTCGTAAGCTCATTTTTCTCAAAAATTTTATCGGCCGTCGTGGCCACACTCTTGATATACTTGGCCACAGGTATTCCCTTTCTGATTGTGGGTGCGGAAAACTCCAGTGTTGCATCCCAAACGGCTGCCAGTTTTGGACTCAACTCTGCGCTGTTCTACATTCTGGCTTCCGTGGCCACAATGGAGATGCAGTCGGTGGGATTGCAATGGCACACCATGGGCAATACCGCCTCTAACGGCCATAAGCTCAGCATAGTGGTCCACATGCTCATCATGTTTGCGATCAGCTGGATTGAGCTGCTCATCTGCCTGTACATCGAGGCGTTGCGTCCTG GACCGCTTCTTCCCCTTTCAAAGAAATCATCCACTGGAAATTCACCCATACCGTCTCCATTGGGACAACCGTTTATTAACCTTGATGATCGAACCCaagaatattttcaaaatgtaCCCATTAACTCAAAAATTGGCGTGGAAATCAGAAGCCTTTCCAAGAATTTCGGATATCGCAATATAGTAAGAAATCTATTCTTGAATGCGCACGAAAATGAGATTACAGCTTTGGTGGGACATAAAGGATCTGGGAAGACTACCACCATAATGATGCTCTGCGGGATCTTGCAACCCACTACGGGAACAGCCCTGATCAATGGATACGATATAGTTAGCGAATCAAAATTAGCAAAGGGTAGTTTGGGAATCTGCCCGCAGCACAGTGTCCTTTTCAAAGGAATGAGTGCAAGGGATCACATATACTTCTTTAGTCGCATAAGGGGCTACACGAAAACAGAGGCCACGATGGAATCGGATATCTACATCAACAAGCTTAGCTTGGTCAATTTCCAGAAGAGGGACGCCATGAAACTCTCACCAGGGAATCAGAGGCGATTGTCACTGGCCTGTGCCCTTTGTGCCGGCTCTAAGGTAATACTCTGCGACGAGCCATCCTCCGGTTTGGATCCCGTTGGGCGCCACGAGTTATGGCGATTTTTGCAGAAGGAAAAACGTGGACGCACCATCTTGCTGACAACCCAACTCTTGGAGGAGAGTGAAATCCTTGCTGACCGCATAGCTATCATGAACGATGGACAGATTCTGTGCTTCGGCACTTTGGGATACATAAAACAATTGCAATTCGCCAGCTATACACTCTCCTGCCAGATGGCTCCCAACAGCAAAGCGGAAAAACTGACAGATCTCATTAGGCTCTATATGACCACCACTACACCGTTGTTCCGGGGATCGAATGTGAACTACAAACTGCCACGAAGCAAAATGGACCGATTCCCGGAGTTGTTCCAACAGCTGGAGAACAATAAAAAAAGCCTCGATGTCGTCAGTTTTGGGGTGAGCGATACAAGCCTGGATGGGATCTATCTAAGTCTGGATTATGGTCAGGGCTTACGCACCAGGGGCGGTGCAGATCCAGATGATAAAG ATAAGGCCGATTTTTCACTGCAAACTGAGAAGTCAATTCGATCGAAGGAAAGAGCAACCAGCTCACTAGTTAGGTATCAGCAGACGGTGGAGTCAAGCTCGAAAGCGGATTTCCAAAACGATTCAATCCTAAAACCGAAAGCGTCCATATACCCAATAGAAACTTGGAGACCAAAGAATCGGGGAAGAGGAAGTTGTATGGCCCAATGGCAGGCAATgattataaaaaaatcaaattacacaGCGTCGCGAGCTctcatatttattattatcctCATCATTCCACTTCTTTATTATGTCGTACTACTTTGGACTGCCAGCTCCGAAAAAGGTACCCGTCAAACAGATATACCACCTGTGCTCCCATTGTCATTGGATTATTATAGCTATGATGACATGACCATCTTACTCGAAATTGATAATGACTTGTACAAGAGCGCAGGAGATGCCTATGTCAAAGCGGTCAAAGAGCCTGCCACCGTTCAAAGGATACGGTCAGTTTTTTCGTATCTATTCAAAGCATCGCCATTAGTACGCCGGGATATTAGGCGTAAATACGTCTGCGGTGCTTCGTTTAAGAATTTGTCGACTATCACAGCCTGGTTCAATAGCGATGCCTTCGAACACTCGGCACCTATATCCATGAATTTGGTGTACAATGCCTTGGGAAAGGCAGTGTTTGGAGAAAACGATTTCAGTATTGTTGTAAACAGGGGTGATCTTCatgatttcgtttttaaagGTATAATATCAAGGCAAAAGCACAGATCTAAACGACAGAATGACCCGGACTATGAAGATTATCCGGACTACGAAACTCAAGAAGATGATAATATTGTCATCAAACCAATTACCTCCACCACACCCGCTGATAACGATGATTCGCTTTATAAACCTGGTGATGGTAATCAACTTGCTGCTCAGCTGTCTATTCTGGAAGCCTCTTCAACATTACTGAATGAAAAGGGCAAAAGGAAGCAGCTCCTCGGTTCACTTCTTATAATAACAGCGTATATAGCCCTAGCTTTAAGCATTTTTTCCGTATTTGTAACAAAGGAGCGAGTGCAGTATCTAAAGTTGCAACAAGAAATTTACGGAGTGACCATATCCCACTTTTGGTTAACCCACTTTCTTGGCGATCTCCTAATATTTTCGATTTATATGGTGGCTTTAACAGTTGCAATATATCACTTAACAAAGTGGTTCCAAGTGTTTATAATGCTTCTACTTATTGGAGTTGCTTGCTTGCCATTTGTGTACCTATGTAGTTTCTTGTTTAGACAGACTACTTCTGCGTTTGCTGGAAACTTTACGATTTTGGTAATGACGG GTGGACTACTATTTTACATTCTCTACATGTTCAGCTTACTCACGGATGTTAATTTTAGGGCAGTATTTGCGATACTTCCAATGTACGTGGGTGCTTTTGGCCTATTTAAATGCCTCGCCTCGCGTGAATATTGCGACCGTGAAGTTCTTCCTCCCATCGATGATCTTAATTGTAAATTCGGATCTTGTAACGTGTTTTGCGCGTGCAAAC CCGAAAATAATTGGATTGAGGTTTGGCTACTGATTATCCACTgcctaatttggtttttatttctttggtTTTCGACTTTTGGATATGAAATTGGCTACAGATTTAAGCAAAAGCAATCGAACCGGAATTGGAATATTAATGAGAAAAATATTCGAGTTCTGGACGAGGAAAAACGTGTCAGTCAAATCCCGAAGTACGAACATGACGAGTATCCTATAATTGTGGACCAGGTTAATAAGACCTACTGCCGCACAAAAGCCGTCCAATTAGTGTCATTCGCGATAAGACC CGCCGACTGTTTTGGCCTTCTGGGGGCCCACGGAGCTGGAAAGACATCTATTTTCCGGATGATTGCGGGCGAGACCAACATGACCAATGGAAACATCTATGTGAGAGGACACAGTCTGAGGGACCACAGAAAAGCTGCCAAAATGGAGGTCGGCTACTGTCCTCAGGGCGACACGGCCTTCAAATTTCTCACCGGTCGGCAAGTGCTGAGGATCTATTGCCTGCTCCATGGAGTGCCGAAAAAAGACATCAAGACGGTGTCAGAGCAAATTGCCATCGAATTCGGCTTAAAGGATCAACTTGACAGGAAAGTTCGGACATATAGTGGTGGGAACAGGAGAAAACTGAATATTGCCCTCGCTATCGATAGCGGATCGGTAATTTGTCTGGATGAGCCGAATGGTTATGTCGATCCAACGGCCCGAAGATTTATTTGTCAAAAATTGGAGGCCGTAAAGAAGAGCGGCAGACCCGTACTTCTGACCACTCAGAGCATGGAGGAGGCGAATGCACTGTGCTCGACAGTGGGTTTGCTAGTTTCCGGCGCTTTGATGTTTGTCGGGTCGTTGCAGCAGGTGCGATCAGACGTAACTAATACCATAATGATAAGGCTTAAAGTCAATGCCAGTGTGGAAGA aCAGAAAGGAAACATTCAGCAAGTAATGACTGATATGGAGGAACTATTTCCATTGGCAACGTTACG GGAATTCCTTGGAAATTATCTCATATATAACATAAACAATAATGTTACAACGTTGTCAAACTTATTTTACCAAATGGAAAAATTACGAAATGAAGGAAAGTTGGAGGACTATTCCATAACGCAGGCTTCCCTAGACGAAATATACCAAATAATAGATGAGGAAGACGATCCTAAGCCTATAGACCTAGACTCTACTAAAAATAGCGAAGGTTCAGATGACAAGCAAAGTCAAGGAAAAAATATAGAATACGGATCAGATACGGatacaagaaaagaaaaggatgAACGGAAGAGAGTTGAAAAGGAAGATATAAATAAGCAGAAAAGTAACGAAAATAAGGAACAATTTAAGAAAAGGCCTACCACCTCATCTGATAGTACTGATAGCGATGATATGGTAGTTAGAAAAggcggaaaatga